The following coding sequences lie in one Microbacterium sp. XT11 genomic window:
- a CDS encoding DUF6230 family protein: MKFPKPSAMLSAATRSHAGRIVLVAVPVGVVAAGLLGGVAQGAVPVSFAVSGSQFQISASQLEGTGFSQYAGVATDSEGTEHTVAIANIKSATFSDLCQAVVTDTPLGKVGVLIKAGGDGAPATASDLQIGMTGLKGDASFGAIRIGVDASTVATEAKGAAGDFAQDSDTISITNLQQTAWSTQASVFTLTGMSLELTDGSQGCF, translated from the coding sequence ATGAAGTTCCCGAAACCGTCCGCCATGCTCTCCGCTGCGACGAGATCCCACGCGGGACGCATCGTCCTGGTCGCCGTCCCCGTCGGCGTCGTCGCCGCCGGACTCCTCGGCGGCGTCGCGCAGGGCGCCGTGCCCGTGTCGTTCGCCGTCTCCGGCAGCCAGTTCCAGATCTCCGCCAGCCAGCTCGAGGGGACGGGCTTCTCGCAGTACGCGGGCGTCGCCACCGATTCAGAGGGCACGGAGCACACCGTCGCCATCGCGAACATCAAGAGCGCGACGTTCAGCGATCTCTGTCAGGCCGTCGTCACCGATACACCGCTCGGCAAGGTCGGCGTGCTCATCAAGGCGGGAGGCGATGGCGCTCCGGCGACGGCGAGCGACCTCCAGATCGGCATGACCGGCCTGAAGGGCGACGCGTCGTTCGGTGCCATCCGCATCGGTGTGGACGCGTCGACGGTCGCAACCGAGGCCAAGGGCGCCGCGGGAGATTTCGCACAGGATTCGGACACGATCTCGATCACGAATCTGCAGCAGACGGCATGGAGCACGCAGGCATCGGTGTTCACCCTGACGGGGATGTCACTCGAGCTCACGGACGGTTCGCAGGGATGCTTCTGA
- a CDS encoding DUF6114 domain-containing protein has product MLLNGTDAVTGEKEKRAPRATGRFREWRRGRPFVGGILVALGGVELFFSGQLDIGHLHVQLGIEGMQATIIPVLLVLLGILAITMPAHHVFYGVIALAVSMYSLIGVNLGGFLVGMLLSTVGGILVVAWMGPKPAPADVRDRTATPDDRGEVTSG; this is encoded by the coding sequence ATGCTTCTGAACGGAACGGATGCCGTGACCGGGGAGAAGGAGAAGAGGGCGCCGCGTGCCACCGGACGCTTCCGGGAGTGGCGTCGTGGGCGTCCGTTCGTCGGAGGAATCCTTGTCGCCCTCGGCGGCGTCGAGCTGTTCTTCTCCGGTCAGCTCGACATCGGCCACCTGCACGTGCAGCTCGGCATCGAGGGCATGCAGGCGACGATCATCCCCGTGCTTCTCGTGCTGCTCGGCATCCTCGCGATCACCATGCCGGCGCATCACGTCTTCTATGGAGTCATCGCGCTCGCGGTGTCGATGTACTCGCTCATCGGCGTCAACCTCGGCGGGTTCCTCGTCGGCATGCTCCTCTCGACGGTCGGCGGCATCCTCGTCGTCGCGTGGATGGGGCCCAAGCCCGCCCCCGCCGACGTCCGAGACCGCACCGCGACCCCCGACGACCGGGGCGAGGTGACCTCGGGGTGA